The following coding sequences are from one Prochlorococcus sp. MIT 0604 window:
- the dapB gene encoding 4-hydroxy-tetrahydrodipicolinate reductase, which produces MIENSKNSIPVLVSGALGRMGSEVINAVLNSTDCELVAAIDINEKNNGSNISELLKVKNCDVFVSNDFEGALCSVSQNYRNEKIKPVLVDFTHPDSVYENTRSAIAYGVSPVVGTTGLSPSQIQDLSVFAQKASVGCAIIPNFSVGMVLLQQAASVAARFYDNIELIEMHHNQKADSPSGTCIKTAEMIEEYPKKFNQNLVKESESLQGVRGGLRDSGINIHSVRLPGLLAHQLVIMGSPGETYTIKHDTIDRKAYMPGVLQAIRKIGNHETLVYGLEKLIF; this is translated from the coding sequence ATGATTGAAAATTCTAAAAATTCCATACCAGTACTAGTATCTGGAGCTTTAGGTAGAATGGGTAGCGAAGTTATTAATGCTGTATTAAATTCTACAGATTGTGAACTTGTTGCAGCAATCGACATAAACGAAAAGAACAATGGCTCAAATATTTCTGAATTATTGAAGGTAAAAAATTGTGATGTTTTTGTTTCAAATGATTTTGAAGGAGCTTTGTGTTCTGTTAGTCAAAATTATAGAAATGAAAAAATCAAACCTGTGCTGGTTGATTTTACTCATCCTGATTCTGTATATGAAAATACCAGATCAGCTATTGCATATGGAGTATCACCAGTAGTAGGAACAACAGGTCTAAGTCCTTCGCAAATACAAGATTTGTCTGTTTTTGCTCAGAAAGCATCGGTTGGTTGTGCAATAATTCCTAATTTTTCAGTAGGTATGGTTCTTCTTCAGCAGGCGGCATCTGTAGCTGCAAGGTTTTATGACAATATTGAATTAATAGAAATGCATCATAATCAAAAAGCTGATTCTCCTAGTGGGACGTGTATAAAAACTGCAGAAATGATTGAAGAATATCCAAAGAAATTTAATCAGAATTTAGTAAAAGAGTCTGAGTCATTGCAAGGTGTAAGGGGTGGGCTCAGAGATTCAGGAATTAATATACATTCTGTACGATTACCAGGATTACTCGCTCATCAGTTAGTAATTATGGGATCTCCAGGTGAAACTTACACAATTAAGCACGACACGATTGATAGAAAGGCATATATGCCAGGAGTTTTACAGGCTATTAGAAAAATTGGTAATCATGAAACTTTAGTTTACGGACTTGAAAAATTGATTTTTTAA
- a CDS encoding magnesium chelatase subunit H, with the protein MFTQVRSANRRVSPVEDNKHKVVIKAVYVVLEPQYQNSLTEAAKSINEMNGPIGIDLSGYLIEELRNDSNFEDFKEDIANADIFVASLIFIEDLAQKVVDAVSPFKDKLKASIVFPSMPEVMRLNKLGSFSMAQLGQSKSIIGDLIKKKKESDGASFQDSMLKLLNTLPSILKYLPVEKAQDARTFILSFQYWLGGTTENLKNFLLMISEKYAVSEDIKDQIEEFKIQDPETFPDLGIWHPLAPCMYESLKEYQNWENNRKDLNPKDDKTPIIGLVLQRSHIVTGDDAHYVAVIQELEYRGARVLPIFCGGLDFSKPVNEFYYDSINKDKPIVDGVVSLTGFALVGGPARQDHPKAIEALKRLNRPYMVALPLVFQTTQEWEDSDLGLHPVQVALQIAIPELDGAIEPIILSGRDDATGKAHTLQDRVDVIAERAIKWSTLRVKQRKDKKLAITVFSFPPDKGNVGTAAYLNVFGSIYRVLLEMKSKGYQIDELPSNSKELMEKVINNPEAMDGSPELNIAHKMSVKEYEEFTPYSQRLEENWGKPPGNLNSDGQNLLIYGKHFGNVFIGVQPTFGYEGDPMRLLYSRSASPHHGFAAYYTYVEKIWGADAVLHFGTHGSLEFMPGKQMGMSETCYPDSLIGSLPNLYYYAANNPSEATIAKRRGYASTISYLTPPAENAGLYKGLKELSELVGSYQQLRENSRGIQIVNAIVETSKQCNLDKDVELPSKDVEELSIDQRDLFVGNVYKQLMEIESRLLPCGLHTIGEAPTAEEAVATLVNIASLEREQEGLRSLPGLLAESIGLTIEQIYDGNNKGELKFVELNEKIIKTARESIFAMVNSLKIVDGRVYLEKSLLSKLFDLLKVFGINLPTPWLRVCRLNGFNEVNQKELNKLFDYLLFCLEQVCADKEMDSLIKALDGNYVLPGPGGDPIRNPSVLPSGKNIHALDPQSIPTTAAVAAAKSVVDKLIERQKEEQGTWPETIACVLWGTDNIKTYGESLAQILWFVGVKPKPDSVGRINKLELIPLEELGRPRIDVVVNCSGVFRDLFINQMALIDQAVKLAAEADEPLESNFVRKHSLEQAEKEGTSIREASARVFSNASGSYSSNVNLAVENSTWEEENELQEMYLSRKTYAFNADNPGEMNQKREVFESVMKTADVTFQNLDSSEISLTDVSHYFDSDPTKLIKTLRDDGKEPSSYIADTTTSNAQVRTLGETIRLDSRTKLLNPKWYEGMLKSGYEGVRELSNRLNYTLGWSATSGQVDNFVYEETNETFINDEEMRKRLMDLNPNSFRRIVGTLLEVNGRGYWETSDENIEQLKELYQEVEDKIEGVKE; encoded by the coding sequence ATGTTTACGCAGGTCCGCTCAGCAAACCGCAGAGTATCTCCTGTTGAGGATAACAAACACAAAGTTGTAATAAAAGCAGTTTATGTTGTCCTTGAGCCACAATACCAAAATTCCTTAACGGAAGCTGCAAAGTCAATAAATGAAATGAATGGGCCAATAGGTATAGACCTTAGCGGCTATCTTATCGAAGAACTTAGGAATGATAGTAATTTTGAAGATTTCAAAGAAGATATAGCTAATGCAGATATATTCGTAGCCTCTCTTATTTTCATTGAAGACCTTGCTCAAAAAGTGGTAGATGCAGTATCTCCATTTAAAGACAAACTTAAAGCATCAATTGTTTTCCCCTCCATGCCAGAGGTAATGAGATTAAATAAGCTTGGTTCATTTAGTATGGCCCAACTTGGTCAATCTAAAAGTATTATTGGAGATTTAATAAAAAAGAAAAAAGAATCTGATGGAGCAAGTTTCCAAGATTCAATGTTGAAGTTATTAAATACACTCCCTTCAATACTTAAATATCTACCAGTAGAAAAAGCTCAAGATGCTCGAACATTTATTTTGAGTTTTCAGTACTGGTTAGGTGGTACCACTGAGAACTTAAAAAACTTCTTGTTAATGATCTCTGAAAAGTACGCTGTCTCAGAGGACATAAAAGATCAAATAGAAGAATTCAAAATTCAAGACCCTGAAACATTTCCAGATTTAGGAATTTGGCATCCTCTTGCTCCGTGCATGTATGAAAGTCTTAAAGAATATCAAAATTGGGAAAATAATAGGAAAGATTTAAATCCTAAAGATGACAAAACTCCAATAATAGGCTTAGTTCTTCAAAGGAGTCATATCGTTACAGGAGATGATGCTCATTACGTTGCTGTTATTCAAGAATTGGAATACAGAGGTGCGAGAGTACTACCTATCTTCTGTGGAGGTCTAGATTTTTCTAAACCAGTTAATGAATTTTATTATGATTCCATAAATAAGGATAAACCTATAGTAGATGGAGTTGTTTCTCTAACAGGATTTGCATTAGTTGGTGGACCAGCAAGACAAGATCATCCTAAAGCTATTGAAGCCCTAAAAAGGTTAAACAGACCCTATATGGTTGCACTTCCATTAGTCTTCCAAACTACACAAGAATGGGAAGATAGTGATTTGGGTTTACACCCTGTTCAGGTAGCACTTCAGATTGCAATTCCAGAGCTTGATGGTGCTATTGAACCTATTATTCTCTCAGGTCGTGATGATGCTACAGGTAAGGCACATACGCTCCAAGATAGAGTTGATGTAATAGCTGAAAGAGCAATAAAATGGTCAACACTAAGAGTTAAACAAAGAAAGGATAAAAAATTAGCCATTACAGTATTTAGTTTTCCACCAGACAAAGGAAATGTTGGTACGGCAGCATACTTGAATGTTTTTGGTTCAATTTATAGAGTACTTCTTGAAATGAAATCGAAAGGATATCAAATAGATGAACTTCCAAGTAATTCAAAAGAATTAATGGAAAAAGTAATTAATAACCCTGAAGCTATGGATGGCTCTCCAGAGTTAAATATTGCTCATAAGATGTCAGTAAAAGAATACGAAGAATTTACACCATATTCACAAAGACTTGAAGAAAATTGGGGTAAACCTCCTGGAAACCTCAATAGTGACGGACAAAACCTTCTTATCTATGGAAAACATTTTGGAAATGTTTTCATAGGAGTTCAACCTACATTCGGTTATGAAGGTGATCCCATGAGATTGCTCTATTCAAGAAGTGCAAGCCCTCATCACGGTTTTGCTGCTTATTACACGTATGTAGAAAAAATCTGGGGGGCTGATGCTGTCCTTCATTTTGGAACTCACGGCTCACTTGAATTTATGCCAGGAAAGCAGATGGGCATGAGTGAAACTTGCTATCCGGATTCTCTCATTGGATCATTGCCTAATTTGTATTACTATGCTGCAAATAATCCATCTGAAGCAACAATTGCGAAGAGAAGAGGATATGCTTCAACTATTAGTTATCTGACTCCTCCAGCGGAAAATGCAGGACTTTACAAAGGACTTAAAGAACTAAGTGAACTCGTTGGTTCTTATCAACAATTAAGAGAAAATAGCAGGGGAATTCAAATTGTAAATGCAATAGTTGAGACTTCTAAACAATGTAATCTTGACAAAGATGTAGAGCTCCCTTCAAAAGACGTAGAAGAACTTTCAATAGATCAAAGAGATCTATTTGTTGGTAATGTCTATAAACAGTTGATGGAAATTGAAAGTAGATTGTTACCTTGCGGTCTTCATACTATTGGAGAAGCTCCAACAGCAGAAGAAGCTGTAGCAACACTTGTAAATATTGCATCTTTAGAGAGAGAACAAGAAGGATTAAGATCTCTTCCTGGATTACTCGCAGAATCCATCGGTCTAACTATTGAACAAATTTATGATGGTAATAATAAAGGTGAACTTAAATTTGTAGAGTTAAATGAAAAAATCATCAAGACAGCAAGAGAGTCGATTTTTGCGATGGTCAACTCTTTAAAAATTGTTGATGGCAGAGTTTATTTAGAAAAATCTCTTCTTTCCAAACTTTTCGATTTACTTAAAGTTTTTGGTATAAATCTACCAACCCCTTGGCTAAGAGTTTGCAGATTAAACGGATTTAATGAAGTTAATCAGAAGGAATTAAATAAATTGTTTGATTACTTACTTTTCTGTCTGGAACAGGTCTGCGCAGACAAAGAAATGGATAGCCTCATTAAAGCACTAGATGGAAATTATGTTTTACCTGGACCAGGTGGAGATCCCATAAGAAATCCAAGTGTTTTGCCCAGCGGTAAAAATATTCATGCACTTGATCCTCAATCAATCCCAACTACAGCAGCAGTGGCGGCAGCGAAGTCTGTTGTTGACAAATTAATTGAAAGACAAAAAGAAGAGCAAGGAACTTGGCCTGAAACAATAGCTTGTGTTTTATGGGGTACTGATAACATCAAAACTTACGGAGAATCACTGGCACAAATCTTATGGTTTGTTGGGGTAAAACCAAAGCCAGATTCTGTTGGAAGAATTAACAAATTAGAATTAATCCCTTTAGAAGAATTAGGAAGGCCAAGAATAGATGTAGTTGTTAACTGTTCAGGAGTATTTAGAGATCTATTTATCAATCAAATGGCATTAATAGATCAGGCAGTCAAATTAGCAGCTGAAGCTGATGAACCATTGGAATCTAATTTTGTAAGAAAACATTCACTAGAACAAGCAGAAAAAGAAGGTACCTCAATCAGAGAAGCTTCAGCGAGAGTATTCTCTAATGCAAGTGGAAGTTACAGTTCAAATGTTAATTTGGCCGTAGAAAATTCAACATGGGAAGAAGAAAATGAATTACAAGAGATGTATTTATCTCGCAAAACGTATGCTTTTAATGCCGATAATCCAGGTGAGATGAATCAAAAAAGAGAAGTATTCGAATCAGTAATGAAAACAGCAGATGTTACATTTCAAAACCTTGATTCCTCAGAAATTTCATTAACAGATGTAAGCCATTATTTTGATTCAGATCCAACAAAATTGATCAAAACACTAAGAGATGACGGGAAAGAACCAAGTAGCTACATAGCAGACACAACCACTTCTAATGCTCAAGTAAGAACACTTGGAGAAACTATCAGATTAGACTCAAGAACTAAACTTTTAAATCCTAAGTGGTATGAAGGTATGCTCAAATCTGGATACGAGGGAGTTAGAGAACTTTCTAACAGACTTAATTACACTCTTGGTTGGAGTGCGACAAGTGGTCAAGTAGATAATTTTGTATATGAAGAAACCAATGAAACATTTATAAATGACGAAGAGATGAGGAAAAGATTAATGGATCTTAATCCTAATAGTTTCAGAAGAATTGTTGGAACATTACTAGAAGTCAATGGTAGGGGATATTGGGAAACTTCTGATGAAAATATAGAACAGTTGAAAGAACTTTACCAAGAGGTAGAGGATAAGATCGAAGGAGTTAAAGAATAA
- the folP gene encoding dihydropteroate synthase: MQIINKKSPWPKGWGQKTSIMGVINLTPDSFSDGGELNSSKKVLDQVNHFLNNGVDVIDLGAQSTRPGAEEVGSTIEIKRLIPYLKLIKSEYPDVLISIDTFHSEVAYEALLNGANWINDVTGGRRDINILDVVSKFKCPFVITHSRGNSQNMNQLSSYQNVLSDVKCSLDNLIKNALEKNISERNIIVDPGIGFSKDINHNLEILRNLDVFKKWNFPLLIGASRKRFIGEILNEKKPKERDIGTLAISCLCSQFNIDIVRVHNVKLNYQILKVADRIYRK, translated from the coding sequence TTGCAAATTATCAATAAGAAAAGTCCATGGCCAAAAGGGTGGGGACAAAAAACTTCAATTATGGGAGTTATTAATTTAACTCCTGATTCATTTAGTGATGGTGGGGAATTAAACTCTTCAAAAAAAGTTTTGGATCAAGTAAATCATTTCTTAAATAATGGTGTTGATGTTATTGATCTTGGTGCTCAAAGTACAAGACCTGGTGCTGAAGAAGTTGGCTCTACTATAGAAATAAAAAGATTGATACCATATTTGAAATTAATAAAATCTGAATATCCAGATGTTCTAATTTCCATTGATACCTTTCATTCTGAGGTCGCTTATGAAGCTCTTTTAAATGGTGCTAACTGGATAAATGATGTAACTGGAGGAAGAAGAGATATAAATATTTTAGATGTTGTATCAAAATTCAAGTGTCCATTCGTCATAACTCATAGTCGTGGTAATAGTCAAAATATGAATCAACTCTCTAGTTACCAGAATGTATTGAGTGATGTTAAGTGCTCGCTTGATAATTTAATAAAGAATGCTTTAGAAAAAAATATATCTGAAAGAAATATAATAGTGGATCCTGGAATTGGTTTTTCAAAGGATATCAATCATAATTTGGAAATCTTGAGAAACTTAGATGTATTTAAAAAATGGAATTTCCCATTATTGATAGGTGCATCTAGAAAAAGATTTATAGGAGAAATTTTGAATGAGAAAAAACCAAAAGAAAGAGATATCGGAACACTCGCAATAAGTTGTCTTTGTTCTCAATTTAATATCGATATTGTTAGAGTTCATAACGTTAAACTAAATTATCAAATCCTGAAAGTAGCAGATAGGATTTACAGAAAATAA
- the tpiA gene encoding triose-phosphate isomerase: MRKSVIAGNWKMHMTCAEAISYLQEFIPLIKNIKEDRKVVIAPPFTAISTFSDHSDFDYLDISSQNIHWEDQGAFTAEISPKMLLEHGVSYAIVGHSEPRKYFSESDEQINKRAVFAQSSGLTPIVCVGETLEQRERGEADRVITRQVEQGLENTDPSNLIVAYEPIWAIGTGKTCEADDANKICSLIRKLIGFDDVIIQYGGSVKPNNIDEIMSMSDIDGVLVGGASLDPNSFARIANYQ; the protein is encoded by the coding sequence TTGAGAAAATCTGTAATTGCTGGTAATTGGAAAATGCACATGACTTGTGCTGAAGCTATATCCTATTTACAAGAGTTTATTCCTTTAATAAAAAACATTAAGGAAGATCGTAAAGTTGTTATTGCTCCACCTTTTACAGCTATTTCAACCTTTTCTGATCATTCTGATTTCGATTATTTAGATATTTCTAGTCAAAATATTCATTGGGAAGATCAAGGAGCATTTACTGCAGAAATATCTCCTAAAATGCTTCTTGAACATGGTGTCTCATATGCAATCGTTGGACACAGTGAACCAAGGAAATATTTTAGTGAAAGTGATGAACAAATTAATAAAAGAGCAGTTTTTGCTCAATCTAGTGGACTTACACCAATAGTTTGCGTTGGAGAGACATTAGAACAAAGAGAAAGAGGAGAAGCTGATAGAGTTATTACTAGACAGGTTGAACAAGGATTAGAAAATACAGATCCATCTAATTTAATTGTTGCCTATGAACCGATATGGGCTATTGGCACTGGTAAAACATGTGAGGCAGATGACGCTAATAAGATATGTTCTTTGATTCGGAAATTAATAGGTTTTGATGATGTAATTATTCAATATGGAGGATCTGTTAAACCAAATAATATTGACGAAATCATGTCAATGAGTGATATAGATGGGGTGTTAGTTGGAGGGGCTTCATTAGATCCGAATAGTTTTGCGAGAATTGCAAATTATCAATAA
- a CDS encoding RNA-binding S4 domain-containing protein: MKLDQFLKWKNLVSSGGEAKILIKSGSVKVNGVIETRRGRKLNKGDKVIFLKNELFFE; the protein is encoded by the coding sequence ATGAAATTGGATCAATTCTTAAAATGGAAAAATTTGGTCTCTTCTGGTGGAGAAGCAAAGATTTTAATTAAGTCAGGTTCTGTTAAAGTTAATGGTGTTATAGAAACTAGGAGAGGAAGAAAATTAAATAAGGGAGATAAAGTTATATTTCTAAAAAATGAATTATTTTTCGAATAA
- a CDS encoding ABC transporter ATP-binding protein: MLIYVACWPLLAYFAGNLIPAIGSGDLSKVTNIIVKSLFVFLIQKIAQFGQDVFIAKPSLEISEVMRGNLFSKIQKIEMNSVEKISAGDITYRLTEDADRVSEVIYKTAQDTIPCTLQLLAVIIYMFYLDWSLTLSTFVLAPLIILSVNSFGRRVLRASEKSQESTSDLAGLIGESINGMSTIRAFAAENWIENKFYRRLSANKRAKYKTLKLLAFQHPVVGFVEAFGILAILGLGAARINLGLLTSEEFSSFFAAILMLIDPISHVSTNFNDYKQAEASIKRLKNINLEPIEDDKENLTSILSIEGKITFKKVNFAYKKNNKVLKNINLEINKGEVTAFVGASGAGKSTMLALILKFINPNYGDIFIDDKNLKLLNTKDIRKNIALVQQQPFLFSGKIIDVIRMGRNFTKEEVIESARKANAHNFIQKLPEKYETKITERGSNFSGGQIQRIAIARAILGNPSILLLDEATSALDAESESEVQEGLNRAMKNRTVIVIAHRLSTTQEANKIVVFDKGEIIEVGKHIDLINKPGIYKELCEKQLIKK; this comes from the coding sequence ATGCTTATTTATGTAGCTTGTTGGCCTTTGTTAGCTTATTTTGCTGGAAACTTAATCCCAGCCATAGGATCTGGAGACCTCTCAAAAGTTACCAACATAATAGTTAAGTCTTTATTTGTATTTTTAATTCAGAAAATTGCCCAATTTGGGCAGGATGTATTCATAGCAAAACCATCTTTAGAAATTAGTGAAGTAATGAGAGGAAATTTATTTAGCAAAATTCAAAAAATAGAGATGAATTCTGTTGAAAAGATTTCAGCCGGAGATATCACATATAGACTTACTGAAGATGCAGATAGAGTAAGCGAAGTTATTTATAAAACAGCTCAGGATACTATTCCATGCACTTTACAGTTATTAGCGGTAATAATTTATATGTTTTATTTAGATTGGTCGCTAACATTATCAACTTTTGTGTTAGCACCATTGATAATTCTTTCAGTTAATAGTTTTGGAAGAAGAGTTTTAAGAGCATCTGAAAAAAGTCAGGAATCAACAAGTGATTTAGCAGGTTTAATAGGTGAATCTATAAATGGAATGTCAACGATAAGGGCTTTTGCTGCAGAAAATTGGATTGAGAATAAATTTTATAGAAGATTAAGTGCAAATAAAAGAGCAAAATATAAAACATTAAAGTTACTTGCATTTCAACATCCAGTTGTAGGATTTGTTGAAGCATTCGGAATATTAGCAATACTAGGTTTAGGAGCCGCAAGAATCAATCTAGGCCTTCTAACAAGCGAAGAATTTAGTAGTTTCTTTGCTGCAATATTAATGCTAATTGATCCAATAAGCCATGTAAGTACAAATTTTAATGACTATAAACAGGCAGAAGCATCAATAAAAAGATTGAAAAACATAAATCTAGAACCTATCGAAGATGATAAAGAAAATTTAACAAGTATACTCAGTATTGAAGGCAAAATAACTTTCAAGAAAGTTAATTTTGCTTACAAAAAAAATAATAAAGTTCTTAAAAATATAAATTTAGAGATTAATAAAGGGGAGGTCACAGCTTTCGTTGGAGCTTCTGGGGCTGGGAAAAGTACAATGTTGGCTTTGATATTAAAATTTATAAATCCAAATTATGGAGACATTTTTATAGATGATAAAAATCTCAAATTATTAAATACAAAAGATATTAGAAAGAACATTGCTCTAGTACAACAACAGCCTTTTTTGTTTTCAGGAAAAATTATTGATGTAATAAGAATGGGCAGGAATTTTACCAAAGAAGAAGTAATAGAATCAGCAAGAAAAGCAAACGCCCACAACTTTATTCAAAAGCTTCCTGAGAAATATGAAACTAAGATAACTGAAAGAGGATCAAATTTCTCAGGGGGCCAGATCCAGAGGATTGCAATTGCAAGAGCAATACTTGGGAACCCATCAATTCTTCTTTTAGATGAGGCTACAAGTGCTTTAGATGCAGAATCAGAATCTGAGGTCCAGGAAGGACTTAATAGAGCTATGAAAAATAGAACAGTTATAGTAATTGCCCATAGATTATCCACAACTCAAGAGGCAAATAAAATAGTTGTTTTCGATAAAGGCGAAATTATTGAAGTTGGAAAACACATTGATTTAATAAATAAACCTGGAATTTATAAAGAATTATGTGAAAAGCAATTGATTAAAAAATAA
- a CDS encoding DUF6447 family protein: MNENTNDSSNPVLTFEGKKYFINELSNEIKESIKVLQIAETQLKMHEDTLKLLSISRNTLANQLREKLKKLG; the protein is encoded by the coding sequence ATGAATGAGAATACAAATGATTCTTCAAATCCAGTTTTAACCTTTGAAGGGAAAAAATATTTTATAAATGAACTTTCTAATGAAATAAAAGAATCTATAAAAGTATTACAGATAGCTGAGACGCAACTAAAAATGCATGAAGATACTCTCAAATTACTTTCAATTAGCCGTAACACTTTAGCTAATCAATTAAGGGAAAAACTAAAAAAGTTAGGGTGA